From the genome of Miscanthus floridulus cultivar M001 chromosome 10, ASM1932011v1, whole genome shotgun sequence, one region includes:
- the LOC136489481 gene encoding uncharacterized protein produces MAGFFYDIKNSKRHFTGVTGDRPSLSFLPFLMDNVAISDCCNGLILCWCVGAIGYRYVVYHQATRKLLVLPPSICSVGEARLGFDPIVSSHFHVFEYVEEDDCVIVEIYSSEIVAWIYKESE; encoded by the coding sequence ATGGCTGGCTTCTTCTACGACATCAAGAACAGCAAGCGACACTTCACCGGTGTCACCGGTGAtcgcccctccttgtccttcttgcccttcctcaTGGATAATGTAGCTATCTCAGATTGCTGCaacggcctcatcctatgctggtgcgtTGGGGCTATTGGATACCGCTATGTCGTCTACCATCAGGCAACCCGGAAGTTGCTGGTATTGCCGCCTAGCATCtgttctgttggtgaggctcgattgggaTTCGATCCGATAGTCTCCTCGCACTTTCATGTGTTTGAATATGTGGAGGAGGATGATTGTGTAattgtggagatctactcatctgaaatagtagcatggatctataaggaatctgaatAG
- the LOC136489480 gene encoding UPF0481 protein At3g47200-like — MEVIKHSAVDYFFERLATPREEIYKEFIPIARAARSCYVDVSAFTGITDDEFFSMMFVDAIFLVQFIGSLGSDHRLDSMVSPYLVDIWRDILLLENQIPWLVTHFFMALWPLSLDVMIGTLMISMTGSFLEEPPAVDLGESYMPSHLLCLIRTYRAGRSGRRPIVEPKRLSGRKSTTSAAELTQMGIKLRVGKTMAKFSDMDLVRGHFFADLSLLPLYLDSVTACWLVNMAALETYTENFMTGGDCSITSYLTFVSTLMNREQDVRELRARGIVDGFSDRQTLEFFEGLAYFRTILAIHEYTQERRLWTTVYRFLYNNRKIIATVLPIIGVLVGIFKTLLSLKQH, encoded by the coding sequence ATGGAGGTGATCAAGCACAGTGCTGTCGACTACTTCTTCGAGAGGCTAGCTACACCGCGGGAGGAAATCTACAAGGAATTCATCCCCATCGCACGTGCAGCCCGCAGTTGCTATGTGGATGTCAGTGCGTTTACAGGTATCACCGATGATGAGTTCTTTTCCATGATGTTTGTGGATGCAATATTCTTAGTGCAGTTCATCGGCAGTCTTGGGTCTGATCATCGGCTAGATAGTATGGTCAGCCCGTACTTGGTGGACATCTGGAGGGACATCTTGCTCCTCGAGAACCAGATCCCCTGGTTGGTGACCCACTTCTTCATGGCCCTGTGGCCCTTATCGCTGGACGTCATGATCGGTACTCTGATGATCTCAATGACTGGCTCCTTCTTAGAAGAACCCCCAGCGGTCGACCTCGGCGAGAGTTACATGCCATcacatctcctttgcctcatccGGACCTACAGAGCTGGCCGCAGCGGACGTCGTCCTATAGTGGAACCCAAACGCCTCTCTGGCCGGAAGTCGACCACCAGTGCAGCGGAGCTCACACAGATGGGCATCAAGCTTCGAGTCGGCAAGACGATGGCCAAGTTTTCGGACATGGACCTCGTCAGAGGCCACTTCTTTGCGGACCTCTCCCTGCTGCCGCTGTATCTGGATAGCGTCACGGCTTGCTGGCTTGTCAACATGGCGGCACTGGAGACGTACACGGAGAATTTTATGACGGGCGGCGACTGCTCCATCACCTCATACCTTACCTTCGTCTCGACCCTGATGAACCGGGAGCAGGACGTGCGCGAGCTGCGCGCCAGGGGCATCGTGGATGGTTTCAGCGACAGACAGACGCTCGAGTTCTTCGAGGGCCTGGCCTACTTTAGAACAATCCTAGCCATTCACGAGTATACGCAGGAGCGGCGGCTGTGGACAACCGTCTACAGGTTCCTGTACAACAACAGGAAAATCATTGCTACGGTGTTGCCCATCATCGGCGTGCTCGTGGGAATCTTTAAGACGCTCCTTTCTCTCAAGCAACACTAG
- the LOC136485716 gene encoding uncharacterized protein, which yields MAREIHGPEFDPSTADLEGDIVMRLGPGKPHGRYYMGNSTIDTANTQTLAQIRARSTSSSPAIRPRSQPQVVALQAQIEALQESQQASQSQFQALQLSHQAELAQERARVQAQLEAFQQSQKAWYEYMASFSQSMGQPPPPPPPPMIPLVPPPPRDGTPGPSTAGSNNDQDLDLSPFLGRAPTM from the exons atggcgagagagatccatgggccagaatttgatccgagcaccgctgacctcgagggtgacatcgtcatgaggttgggaccaggtaagccacacgggaggtactatatgggcaacagcaccatagacacggccaacactcagacactcgcccagattagagcccggagcacgagttcgagcccggccatacgcccacgctcacagccccaggtggtagcactccag gcccagattgaagccctgcaggagtcacagcaggcctcacagagccagtttcaggccctccagctatcgcaccaggccgagttggcacaggagagggcgcgagtgcaggcccagcttgaggccttccagcagtcgcagaaggcctggtacgagtacatggccagcttttctcagagcatgggccagcctccaccgcctccgccgccgccgatgataccgttggtgcctccacctccgcgcgacggcactcct ggaccttctacagctggatcgaacaacgatcaagacttggacttgtctccgtttctcggtagggctccgaccatgtga